A single region of the Mycobacterium lentiflavum genome encodes:
- a CDS encoding MBL fold metallo-hydrolase: MVQIDRVVTHGTFELDGGSWEVDNNIWVIGDNSNVVVFDAAHDAAPIVEAVGGRHVVAVVCTHGHNDHVTVAPELGKTLDAPVLLHPADEVLWRMTHPDSDFRAVSDGEKLKIDGTELTAIHTPGHSPGSVCWYVHDLGVVFSGDTLFSGGPGATGRSYSDFPTILKSISERLGALPGETVVHTGHGDSTIIGDEIVHYEEWVARGH, translated from the coding sequence ATGGTTCAAATCGACCGCGTGGTTACCCACGGCACCTTCGAACTCGACGGTGGCAGTTGGGAAGTCGACAACAACATCTGGGTCATCGGCGACAACTCCAACGTCGTGGTGTTCGATGCGGCCCACGACGCGGCACCCATCGTCGAAGCCGTCGGCGGGCGCCACGTGGTGGCGGTGGTGTGCACGCACGGGCACAACGACCACGTCACGGTGGCGCCCGAACTCGGTAAGACACTGGACGCACCGGTGCTGCTGCATCCCGCCGACGAGGTTCTGTGGCGAATGACCCACCCGGACAGCGACTTTCGCGCCGTGTCCGACGGGGAGAAGTTGAAGATCGACGGCACCGAACTGACCGCGATCCACACGCCCGGACACTCCCCCGGATCGGTGTGTTGGTACGTGCACGACCTCGGCGTGGTGTTCAGCGGCGACACCCTGTTCTCCGGCGGGCCCGGCGCGACGGGCCGTTCGTACTCCGACTTCCCGACCATTCTGAAGTCGATCTCCGAGCGGTTGGGGGCGTTGCCGGGTGAGACCGTCGTGCATACCGGCCACGGCGACAGCACCATCATCGGCGACGAGATCGTGCACTACGAGGAGTGGGTCGCCCGCGGCCATTAG
- a CDS encoding SHOCT domain-containing protein: MWSRLPAKISFISAIVVTIMSLAGIVVAIVLNVFFLDDYNAYGEVPVPGSGSLHLPQGEVTVSLHTVVIGSPDGGLPVPPLGVTISPPDGVAQPTMTESIGSTTSVNNDAHVRVWVAQIPAEGTYNITTDGQVNGFIAPRLAFGHSTSYGFLIWLFVGMFVVGLAASIPAGRWLRSTRRKAATAVVEGSWPVVSVAAPQQSPTTAYEPSDQGVRLERLKTLAALRDSGALTEEEFQNEKRRILEGH; this comes from the coding sequence ATGTGGAGCAGACTGCCCGCCAAGATTTCATTTATCTCTGCCATCGTCGTCACGATCATGTCGCTGGCCGGCATCGTCGTCGCCATCGTGCTCAACGTATTTTTCCTGGACGACTACAACGCGTACGGCGAGGTTCCGGTCCCCGGGTCGGGCAGCCTGCATCTGCCGCAAGGTGAAGTCACCGTCAGCCTGCACACCGTCGTGATCGGCAGCCCCGACGGCGGCTTGCCGGTGCCGCCGCTCGGCGTCACGATTTCGCCGCCCGACGGCGTCGCCCAGCCGACGATGACGGAAAGCATCGGCAGCACAACCTCAGTCAACAATGACGCGCACGTGCGGGTGTGGGTGGCGCAGATTCCGGCTGAGGGCACCTACAACATCACGACGGACGGCCAGGTCAACGGATTCATTGCACCGCGACTTGCCTTTGGCCACTCGACCTCCTACGGATTTCTGATCTGGCTGTTCGTCGGCATGTTCGTGGTGGGCCTGGCCGCTTCGATTCCGGCGGGGCGTTGGCTGCGCAGCACCCGGCGCAAGGCGGCGACGGCCGTCGTGGAGGGGTCATGGCCCGTCGTTTCCGTCGCGGCACCCCAGCAGTCGCCCACCACGGCGTACGAACCCAGCGACCAGGGTGTTCGTCTTGAGCGCCTCAAAACGCTTGCGGCGCTGCGGGATTCCGGGGCGTTGACCGAAGAGGAGTTCCAGAACGAGAAGCGGCGGATCCTCGAAGGGCACTGA
- a CDS encoding SDR family oxidoreductase: MSNDLVATVPDLTGKLVVITGANSGLGFGLARRLSAAGADVVMAIRNRAKGEAAIEEIRHSVPDAKLTIKSLDLSSLASVAALGEQLNAEGRPIDILINNAGVMTPPERDTTADGFELQFGSNHLGHFALTGHVLPLLRAAQRARVVSLSSLAASQSGKIHFDDLQFEKSYAAMSAYGQSKIAVLMFARELDKRSRAGGWGIVSNAAHPGLTKTNLQISGPSYGREKPALMERLYKASWRFTPFLWQEIDEGILPALYAAATPQAEGGEFYGPRGFMELAGGGVKVAKTPARARNDDDCRRLWEISEELTKVSYPPINW; this comes from the coding sequence ATGTCGAACGATCTCGTCGCCACGGTGCCGGACCTCACCGGCAAGCTTGTCGTCATCACCGGGGCCAACAGCGGTCTGGGCTTCGGGTTGGCCAGACGACTCTCCGCGGCCGGCGCCGATGTGGTCATGGCCATCCGCAATCGGGCCAAGGGTGAGGCCGCGATCGAAGAGATCCGCCACAGCGTGCCCGACGCGAAGCTGACCATCAAGTCCCTCGACCTGTCGTCGCTGGCATCGGTCGCCGCGCTGGGCGAGCAACTCAACGCCGAGGGCCGCCCGATCGACATTCTGATCAACAACGCCGGGGTGATGACGCCCCCAGAACGCGACACCACCGCCGACGGCTTCGAATTGCAGTTCGGCAGTAACCATCTCGGGCACTTCGCGCTGACCGGGCATGTGCTGCCGCTGTTGCGCGCCGCGCAGCGTGCCCGCGTCGTGTCGCTGAGCAGCCTCGCGGCCAGCCAAAGCGGCAAGATCCACTTCGACGATCTGCAGTTCGAAAAGTCCTACGCGGCGATGTCGGCCTACGGCCAGTCGAAGATCGCGGTGCTGATGTTCGCCCGCGAATTGGACAAGCGTAGCCGCGCCGGCGGCTGGGGCATCGTCTCCAACGCCGCACATCCCGGGCTGACCAAGACCAACCTGCAAATCAGCGGGCCGTCGTACGGCCGCGAAAAGCCGGCGCTGATGGAGCGCTTGTACAAGGCGTCGTGGCGCTTCACGCCGTTCCTGTGGCAGGAGATCGACGAGGGAATCCTGCCCGCCCTGTACGCGGCGGCCACGCCGCAGGCCGAGGGCGGCGAGTTCTACGGACCCCGAGGCTTCATGGAGCTGGCCGGCGGTGGCGTCAAAGTAGCCAAAACGCCCGCGCGCGCCCGCAACGACGACGATTGCCGGCGACTGTGGGAGATTTCCGAGGAACTCACGAAGGTCAGCTACCCACCAATCAACTGGTAA
- a CDS encoding Hsp70 family protein, protein MSDGATPALGLSIGATNFAAVTADQAITRKPVMTLFRERVPEIGVPGENPRLDQPGLVITDFVDRVGDPIGIVAADGSVHRSEVLAADGLRALAYAATNGADLPENVAVTHPAHWGSNAVDALGSALSRVPEWANRDRPLTLIPDAAATLFAARANPGIPARGTVAVCDFGGSGSSITLMDAAGDYQPLAPTVRHLDFSGDLIDQALLTTVLANLPSADSFDPSGTSAIGPLSRLRTGCRTAKEQLSTSTVATLAEGLPGIPGEIRLTRNELDDAIRTSLTNFVAVLDETLARNGIRDLVAVVSVGGGANIPAVTTMLSGHLRVPVVTTPRPQLAPAIGAALRATRGPAETSATLLTPSVSRATAAAMAAAPAAPVAVEERQPVLTHASEPVSSLMPALAWSEAADESRMMPAAAAQIPNHVGGSGYTSARPALNFEQPAQPRREKKAPVVPWSRLPGMVVIGTAVAVLLVGIALAIGLSDDKPATTPNPGVKTSPATAPPANGAGPQPVPPSQAPITGQAAPQPAAPPPTADAPAPAAVDTPPPAAVDTPPPAAIDTPVPAAPPPPPVEAPAPPPVPQIPAPAPHVPPIPAIPPIPRIPGLGLPIPGFGG, encoded by the coding sequence ATGTCAGACGGAGCTACGCCCGCGCTGGGGCTCTCGATCGGCGCCACCAACTTCGCCGCGGTCACCGCCGACCAGGCCATCACGCGCAAGCCCGTTATGACGCTGTTCCGCGAGCGCGTGCCCGAGATCGGGGTGCCGGGTGAGAACCCCCGGCTGGACCAGCCGGGCCTGGTGATCACCGACTTCGTCGATCGCGTGGGCGACCCGATCGGCATCGTCGCGGCCGACGGCTCCGTGCACCGCAGCGAGGTCCTGGCGGCCGACGGGCTGCGCGCCCTGGCCTACGCCGCCACCAACGGCGCGGACCTTCCGGAGAACGTCGCGGTAACGCACCCCGCACACTGGGGATCGAACGCCGTCGACGCGCTGGGTTCCGCGCTGAGCCGGGTGCCCGAATGGGCGAACCGCGACCGGCCGCTGACGTTGATCCCGGACGCCGCCGCGACGCTGTTCGCCGCGCGGGCCAACCCCGGCATCCCGGCGCGCGGCACCGTGGCGGTGTGCGACTTCGGCGGCAGCGGCAGCAGCATCACGCTGATGGACGCCGCGGGTGACTACCAGCCGCTCGCGCCGACCGTGCGCCACCTCGACTTCTCCGGAGACCTGATCGATCAGGCTCTGTTGACGACCGTGTTGGCCAACCTGCCCAGCGCCGATTCTTTCGATCCGTCCGGCACTTCGGCGATCGGACCGCTGAGCCGGCTGCGCACCGGCTGCCGCACCGCCAAGGAACAGCTGTCGACGAGCACGGTCGCGACGCTGGCCGAGGGGCTGCCGGGCATACCCGGCGAAATCCGGCTCACCCGCAACGAACTCGACGACGCAATCCGGACCTCCCTGACCAACTTCGTCGCGGTGCTGGATGAAACGCTGGCGCGCAACGGGATTCGTGATCTGGTCGCGGTGGTGTCGGTCGGCGGCGGCGCAAACATCCCGGCGGTCACCACGATGCTCTCCGGCCACCTGAGGGTTCCGGTCGTGACGACGCCGCGACCGCAGCTGGCCCCGGCCATCGGTGCGGCGTTGCGTGCGACGCGTGGGCCGGCGGAGACCAGCGCAACGTTGCTGACCCCGTCGGTGTCCCGCGCGACCGCGGCCGCCATGGCGGCCGCACCGGCAGCACCGGTGGCGGTCGAGGAGCGACAGCCCGTGCTCACCCACGCCTCGGAACCGGTATCGAGCCTGATGCCGGCGCTGGCGTGGTCGGAGGCCGCTGACGAGTCGCGCATGATGCCCGCCGCGGCCGCGCAGATTCCGAATCATGTTGGCGGGTCCGGGTATACGTCGGCGCGACCGGCGTTGAACTTCGAGCAGCCCGCACAGCCACGCCGGGAGAAAAAGGCTCCGGTCGTTCCGTGGTCGCGATTGCCGGGCATGGTCGTCATCGGTACGGCTGTGGCGGTACTGCTGGTCGGCATCGCGTTGGCGATCGGCCTGTCCGACGACAAACCGGCCACCACGCCCAACCCGGGTGTCAAGACGTCTCCGGCTACCGCGCCACCGGCTAACGGCGCTGGGCCGCAACCCGTGCCGCCGAGCCAGGCGCCGATCACGGGTCAGGCCGCGCCCCAACCCGCCGCGCCGCCGCCGACGGCCGACGCTCCGGCTCCCGCGGCAGTCGACACACCGCCGCCCGCGGCAGTCGACACACCACCGCCCGCGGCGATCGATACCCCGGTCCCGGCGGCACCACCGCCGCCTCCCGTGGAGGCTCCGGCACCGCCGCCGGTGCCCCAGATACCGGCACCCGCACCTCACGTCCCGCCGATTCCCGCGATTCCGCCCATCCCGCGAATCCCCGGACTGGGCTTGCCAATTCCCGGATTCGGTGGTTAG
- a CDS encoding NAD(P)H-dependent amine dehydrogenase family protein encodes MSISGSKRVVVFGTGFVGRMVIPEIVKHPLFELVGVGVSNPDKVGRDVGDICGMSEKVGITATDDMDALIALKPDALVHYGPTAMHAKENIKLITSFLRAGIDVCSTAMTPWVWPTMHLNPPNWIEPITEACELGESSCFTTGIDPGFANDMFPMTLMGLCSEIRKVRASELLDYTNYEGDYEFEMGIGREPEFKPMLEDRDMLIFAWGATVPMIAHAAGIMLDEITTTWDKWVTPTERNSARGVIKPGHVAAVRFTINGVYQGETRIQLEHVNRIGLDAAPDWPTGHDNDVYRVDIEGTPSIFQETAFRFTDGSGRDAAAAGCLATGLRALNAVPAVNDLRPGWVTPLDLPLIAGAGNIR; translated from the coding sequence ATGTCGATAAGCGGCTCAAAGCGCGTGGTGGTGTTCGGTACCGGCTTCGTGGGCAGGATGGTGATCCCCGAGATCGTCAAGCACCCGCTGTTTGAGTTGGTCGGCGTCGGCGTCAGCAATCCGGACAAGGTCGGCCGCGACGTCGGCGACATCTGCGGCATGTCCGAGAAGGTCGGCATCACCGCCACCGACGACATGGACGCGCTGATCGCGCTGAAGCCGGACGCGCTGGTGCACTACGGCCCGACGGCGATGCACGCCAAGGAGAACATCAAGCTGATCACCAGCTTCCTGCGCGCCGGCATCGACGTGTGCTCGACGGCCATGACGCCGTGGGTGTGGCCGACGATGCACCTGAACCCGCCGAACTGGATCGAGCCCATCACCGAAGCCTGTGAGCTCGGCGAGTCGTCGTGCTTCACCACCGGCATCGACCCCGGATTCGCCAACGACATGTTCCCGATGACGCTGATGGGTCTGTGTTCGGAGATCCGTAAGGTGCGGGCGTCCGAGTTGCTCGACTACACCAATTACGAGGGCGACTACGAGTTCGAGATGGGCATCGGCCGCGAGCCCGAATTCAAGCCGATGCTCGAAGATCGCGACATGCTGATCTTCGCCTGGGGTGCGACCGTCCCGATGATCGCGCACGCCGCCGGGATCATGCTCGACGAGATCACCACCACCTGGGACAAGTGGGTGACACCGACCGAACGTAACTCGGCGCGCGGCGTCATCAAGCCCGGGCACGTCGCCGCTGTGCGGTTCACCATCAACGGCGTCTACCAGGGCGAGACCCGCATCCAGCTCGAGCACGTCAACCGCATCGGGCTCGACGCCGCCCCCGACTGGCCGACCGGTCACGACAACGACGTCTACCGGGTGGACATCGAAGGAACCCCGAGCATCTTTCAGGAGACCGCGTTCCGATTCACCGACGGCTCCGGGCGGGACGCCGCCGCGGCCGGGTGTCTGGCGACCGGGCTGCGGGCACTGAATGCGGTGCCGGCGGTCAACGACTTGCGGCCCGGCTGGGTCACCCCGCTGGACCTTCCGCTTATCGCCGGAGCCGGCAACATACGGTGA
- a CDS encoding MFS transporter, which translates to MSRPDTVIRKGPIWLTRNVWVLSLVSLLQDAASELLYPLLPIYLTTVLGAPPSVVGAVEGAAEGAASITKLVSGPLGDRFSRRPLIATGYGMAALGKVLVAVASAWPGVLLGRVVDRLGKGLRGAPRDALLIDGIDSAARGRVFGFHRAWDTLGAVIGPLLGLAGYELFHHQIGPVLYLAVIPAVLSVLVIAWVRERPRDARRATRVRVFAQTRLLPRRYWAVVSFLVVFSLVNFPDALLLLRLKEIGFSVADVILAYVGYNLVYAVASFPAGWLADRFGRPVTYGAGLVFFAIGYVGLGITTDAAIASALIVAYGLFTACYDGVAKAWISTLVGEALQSSAQGVFQGLSGCAVLAAGLWAGFSWGADGRLPLLISGVVGAACAVVLLGALAVRRRRTGPVS; encoded by the coding sequence ATGAGCCGCCCCGACACGGTTATTCGTAAGGGCCCGATCTGGCTCACCCGGAATGTGTGGGTGCTGTCGCTGGTGTCACTGCTGCAAGATGCGGCGAGCGAGTTGCTTTACCCGCTGCTGCCGATTTACTTGACGACCGTGTTGGGTGCGCCGCCGTCGGTCGTCGGGGCGGTGGAAGGCGCGGCGGAGGGCGCCGCGTCGATCACCAAGCTGGTGTCGGGCCCGTTGGGCGATCGGTTTTCCCGCCGACCGCTGATCGCGACCGGATACGGGATGGCAGCACTCGGCAAGGTCCTCGTCGCCGTCGCCAGCGCGTGGCCCGGTGTGTTGCTCGGGCGGGTTGTCGACCGATTGGGCAAGGGACTGCGCGGTGCGCCGCGCGATGCACTGCTGATCGACGGAATCGATTCGGCCGCGCGCGGCCGGGTGTTCGGGTTCCACCGCGCGTGGGACACACTCGGTGCGGTCATCGGGCCGCTGCTCGGGCTGGCCGGATACGAGCTGTTCCATCACCAGATCGGTCCGGTCCTCTATCTGGCGGTGATCCCCGCGGTGCTCAGCGTGCTGGTGATCGCCTGGGTCCGGGAACGACCGCGAGACGCGCGGCGAGCAACCAGGGTGCGGGTGTTCGCCCAGACCCGTCTGCTGCCCCGCCGGTACTGGGCGGTGGTTTCCTTTCTGGTGGTGTTCAGCTTGGTAAACTTCCCTGACGCGCTACTTCTGTTGCGGCTCAAGGAGATCGGCTTTTCGGTGGCCGACGTCATCTTGGCCTATGTCGGCTACAACCTGGTCTACGCGGTGGCGAGCTTCCCGGCCGGGTGGCTGGCGGACCGTTTCGGTCGTCCAGTCACCTACGGAGCCGGTCTGGTGTTCTTCGCGATCGGCTATGTCGGTCTGGGCATCACCACAGACGCGGCGATCGCCTCAGCCCTGATCGTCGCCTACGGGTTGTTCACCGCCTGCTATGACGGCGTCGCGAAGGCCTGGATATCGACGCTCGTCGGGGAAGCGCTGCAATCGAGCGCCCAAGGCGTCTTTCAGGGGCTCAGTGGGTGCGCGGTGCTGGCTGCGGGCCTGTGGGCCGGCTTCTCGTGGGGCGCCGACGGTCGGCTGCCGTTGCTGATCTCGGGTGTGGTCGGGGCGGCATGCGCTGTTGTTCTGCTGGGCGCCCTGGCCGTTCGCCGGCGCCGCACCGGGCCAGTTTCCTGA
- a CDS encoding MmpS family transport accessory protein: protein MRTHLAAPSMLLAIGFGFANACGVAHAIPQMPQVRYEVNGPAVAQFIYYQTDTGQLHQVNAPLPWSTEFTAFGGQVFTISAQGPGPISCKILMDGNVVSAATATTGVPARTVCTH, encoded by the coding sequence ATGAGAACGCACCTCGCCGCACCGTCGATGCTGCTGGCTATCGGTTTCGGGTTCGCAAATGCCTGCGGCGTCGCCCACGCCATCCCCCAGATGCCCCAGGTCCGTTACGAAGTCAATGGCCCGGCGGTCGCCCAGTTCATCTACTACCAAACCGACACCGGGCAGCTGCACCAAGTGAATGCGCCGCTGCCCTGGTCGACGGAGTTCACCGCGTTCGGCGGTCAGGTGTTCACGATCAGCGCCCAGGGCCCGGGTCCCATCTCCTGCAAGATTTTGATGGACGGCAACGTAGTCAGCGCCGCGACGGCGACGACGGGCGTTCCCGCGAGAACCGTCTGTACGCACTGA
- a CDS encoding cytochrome P450, giving the protein MASRPNGTPPPELPLADVQLESLDFWVRNDDLRDAAFATLRREAPISFWSPIKYEGFETGNGYWALTKLDDVHFASRHPDIFSSASGITINDQTPELAEYFGSMIVMDDPRHQRLRSIVSRAFTPKVVARIEASVRERAHRLVTSLRTENPDGQADLVTELAGPLPLQVICDMMGIPEADHQRIFHWTNVILGFGDPDLTLDFEEFMQVSMDIGAYATALAEDRRSNHHDDLTTALVEAEVDGDRLTSQEIASFFILLVVAGNETTRNAISHGVLALSRFPEQRERWWSDFEALTPTAVEEIVRWASPVIYMRRTLTRDFELSGVRMAEGDKVALYYNSANRDESRFDNPWAFDVARNPNPHLGFGGGGAHFCLGANLARREIRVVFDELRREIPDMTVTGKPARLLSQFIHGIKTLPVSWTPRG; this is encoded by the coding sequence ATGGCGTCGCGACCGAACGGGACACCCCCGCCCGAACTCCCGCTTGCCGATGTCCAACTCGAATCGCTCGATTTCTGGGTGCGCAACGACGACCTGCGCGACGCGGCTTTCGCCACCTTGCGCCGGGAGGCCCCGATATCGTTTTGGTCGCCGATTAAGTACGAGGGGTTTGAGACCGGCAATGGGTATTGGGCGCTGACCAAGCTCGACGACGTCCACTTCGCCAGCCGTCATCCCGACATCTTCAGCTCCGCCAGCGGCATCACGATCAACGACCAGACACCGGAATTGGCCGAGTATTTCGGCTCGATGATCGTGATGGACGACCCGCGACACCAGCGGCTGCGTTCGATCGTCAGCCGGGCGTTCACCCCGAAAGTGGTTGCCCGCATTGAGGCTTCGGTGCGCGAACGTGCGCACCGACTGGTCACCTCGCTGCGCACCGAGAATCCCGACGGCCAGGCCGATCTCGTCACCGAGCTCGCGGGGCCGCTGCCGCTGCAGGTCATCTGCGACATGATGGGCATTCCCGAAGCGGACCATCAGCGAATCTTCCACTGGACCAACGTGATTCTCGGCTTCGGCGACCCCGATCTGACCTTGGATTTCGAAGAGTTCATGCAGGTGTCGATGGACATTGGCGCCTACGCCACCGCGCTGGCCGAGGACCGCCGGTCCAACCACCACGACGACCTGACCACCGCCCTGGTCGAAGCCGAGGTCGACGGCGATCGGCTGACCTCCCAGGAGATCGCGTCGTTCTTCATCCTGCTGGTGGTGGCCGGCAACGAAACCACGCGCAATGCGATCAGCCATGGCGTGCTGGCCTTGTCCCGCTTCCCCGAGCAACGGGAGAGGTGGTGGTCCGACTTCGAGGCCCTGACGCCCACCGCGGTCGAGGAGATCGTGCGGTGGGCCTCCCCGGTGATCTACATGCGCCGCACCCTGACGCGGGATTTCGAATTGAGCGGCGTCAGGATGGCCGAAGGCGACAAGGTTGCGCTGTACTACAACTCGGCCAACCGTGACGAGTCACGGTTCGACAATCCGTGGGCTTTCGATGTCGCGCGCAACCCGAATCCGCATCTGGGTTTCGGGGGCGGTGGCGCACATTTCTGCTTGGGCGCCAACCTGGCTCGCCGCGAGATCCGGGTCGTCTTCGACGAACTGCGCCGCGAGATCCCCGACATGACCGTGACCGGCAAACCGGCGCGGTTGCTGTCCCAATTCATTCACGGCATCAAGACCCTGCCGGTGTCCTGGACTCCCCGGGGTTAA